From a region of the Acinetobacter larvae genome:
- a CDS encoding TauD/TfdA dioxygenase family protein, whose amino-acid sequence MSVLTQLSFSIQNSPRWHESVVQQPEILQIDALPAALGAVVTGFDASLPQSAESILKLKQALQDHLILIFKQQHLSDEQFLAFASYFGAIFKPPVDVKVLATQNDSGLPPDVVPVSNAVGEGDYTGHGELTPHSDHHWTPQPSSASLLYALEVPQDGGATTWYNTVQAYADLDDATKAEIQHLQLITYNPFLRFGGGVHPSYRFSDQEALGAAFPHPLVRTHPESKKQALYLDTHTEVEVVGYSDQKGAALIASLREHIVQDKYRYQHQWSVGDIVFWDNQVTLHSRTAFPAEQRRLLKRVSLAGGRPF is encoded by the coding sequence ATGAGCGTATTAACCCAGTTATCCTTTTCAATTCAAAACTCGCCAAGATGGCATGAGTCTGTTGTGCAGCAGCCTGAAATATTGCAGATCGACGCTTTACCAGCGGCATTGGGGGCAGTGGTGACCGGTTTCGACGCTAGTTTGCCACAAAGCGCAGAAAGTATTTTAAAACTAAAACAAGCACTGCAAGATCATTTGATTTTGATCTTTAAGCAACAACACCTGAGTGATGAGCAGTTTCTAGCCTTTGCCAGTTATTTTGGTGCCATATTTAAACCGCCGGTTGATGTAAAAGTTTTGGCTACACAAAATGACTCTGGCTTACCGCCAGATGTCGTGCCTGTATCCAATGCTGTTGGTGAGGGCGATTACACTGGGCATGGCGAGCTTACGCCACATAGTGATCATCACTGGACCCCACAACCATCGAGTGCTTCATTGTTATATGCGCTTGAAGTTCCTCAAGATGGTGGTGCAACAACATGGTATAACACGGTACAAGCCTATGCCGATTTAGATGATGCGACCAAAGCTGAAATTCAGCATTTACAACTGATTACCTATAATCCTTTTTTACGTTTTGGTGGCGGAGTACACCCAAGCTATCGTTTTTCAGATCAGGAAGCATTAGGCGCCGCATTTCCTCATCCTTTGGTGCGTACCCATCCTGAAAGTAAAAAACAAGCATTGTATTTAGATACACATACTGAAGTTGAAGTGGTGGGCTATAGTGATCAAAAAGGGGCTGCTCTCATTGCCAGTTTACGTGAACACATTGTGCAAGATAAATATCGCTACCAACATCAATGGTCAGTGGGTGATATTGTATTTTGGGATAATCAAGTGACGTTACATTCGAGGACGGCATTTCCAGCAGAACAACGCCGTTTATTAAAACGTGTTAGTTTGGCGGGTGGGCGACCGTTTTAA
- a CDS encoding FAD-binding oxidoreductase, whose amino-acid sequence MNKKIYVMLLILFLALMAIPSGYLIRVKLNEAKSNSALLPAIYRDDASHLNLTRVRLLVNAAEQPEQLHKQLKALLQYAQQNHLNIALAGAKHSMGGQSISPDGIVINMLPYRAMQFDVEQNILTIGSGATWQDAIQYLDRYGKSIAIMQSFSNFSIGGSISVNGHGWQKNAAPISSSIVSFTLMLADGNIVNCSRQQNPELFKLVIGGYGLFGIILDVKLKVVDNTALKFHSVSLKPAQYHETYQALVTEQEHIQFAYGRLKISNKGFLQQATLNYFEKTNQAPVALAQQAPKNEEIRRIVFRGSVNNEYGKRLRWDLENALNLILPYSTFSRNEILSEDAALIENHDPNSTDILHEYFIPKQQLAGFIEDIKPILHNSPLDLLNITIREVKKDSDAYMNYAREDVFGLVFLFNQRKNVQQEQQMKVLSNQLLDVALQHHGTFYLPYRLHISPEKMRRAYPQAQQFFALKKKYDPNEIFSNQLYNYYAP is encoded by the coding sequence ATGAATAAAAAAATATATGTAATGTTGCTTATTTTATTTTTAGCACTGATGGCAATTCCAAGTGGTTATTTAATTCGGGTTAAATTGAATGAAGCAAAATCGAATTCGGCATTATTGCCAGCGATTTACCGAGATGATGCCAGCCATTTAAATTTAACCCGAGTACGGTTATTGGTGAATGCTGCTGAACAGCCTGAACAGCTCCACAAACAACTCAAAGCATTACTACAATATGCCCAGCAGAATCATTTAAACATTGCACTGGCTGGTGCTAAACACAGCATGGGTGGGCAAAGTATCTCGCCTGATGGGATTGTGATTAATATGCTGCCGTATCGCGCAATGCAGTTTGATGTGGAGCAAAATATTTTAACGATAGGTTCGGGTGCGACCTGGCAGGATGCTATACAGTATTTAGATCGTTATGGTAAATCGATTGCTATCATGCAGTCTTTTAGTAATTTCTCTATCGGTGGTTCAATCAGTGTCAATGGGCATGGCTGGCAAAAGAACGCAGCACCTATTTCTTCAAGCATTGTATCCTTTACGCTTATGCTGGCTGATGGGAATATTGTCAATTGTAGTCGGCAGCAGAACCCTGAGTTATTTAAATTGGTTATTGGGGGATATGGGCTATTCGGTATTATTTTGGATGTCAAATTAAAAGTTGTTGATAACACTGCATTAAAATTTCATTCCGTGTCATTAAAACCCGCACAATATCATGAAACATATCAGGCTTTGGTGACTGAGCAAGAACATATCCAATTTGCTTATGGACGTTTAAAAATTTCAAATAAAGGTTTTTTACAACAAGCGACTTTAAACTATTTTGAAAAGACAAACCAAGCACCGGTTGCCTTAGCGCAGCAAGCGCCTAAAAATGAAGAAATCCGCCGTATTGTGTTTCGGGGATCGGTCAATAATGAATATGGCAAACGCTTACGTTGGGATTTAGAAAATGCATTAAATCTAATATTACCCTATAGCACTTTTAGCCGTAATGAAATTCTCAGTGAAGATGCAGCCTTAATAGAGAATCATGATCCCAATTCGACCGATATTTTACATGAGTACTTTATTCCCAAGCAGCAGCTTGCTGGGTTTATTGAGGATATCAAGCCAATCCTACACAATAGCCCATTGGACTTATTAAATATTACCATCCGTGAAGTCAAAAAAGATTCAGATGCATATATGAATTACGCGCGTGAGGATGTATTCGGACTGGTGTTTTTATTTAATCAGCGCAAAAATGTGCAGCAAGAACAACAAATGAAAGTTTTAAGTAATCAATTATTAGATGTTGCCTTACAGCATCACGGCACATTTTACTTGCCTTATCGTTTGCATATTTCCCCAGAAAAAATGCGCCGTGCCTATCCACAAGCACAGCAATTTTTTGCGCTGAAGAAAAAATATGATCCAAATGAAATATTCAGTAATCAGTTATATAACTACTATGCGCCGTGA
- a CDS encoding YdcH family protein, protein MFPEYRDLISQLKQKDAHFAKVFEEHNAIDHEIIRLEQNPVTSGSDQIEVLKKQKLKLKDELYVLIKRAQVS, encoded by the coding sequence ATGTTTCCAGAATATCGCGATTTAATCAGCCAATTGAAACAAAAAGATGCGCACTTTGCCAAAGTCTTTGAAGAACATAATGCTATAGACCATGAAATTATTCGTCTAGAACAAAATCCGGTTACCAGTGGCTCAGATCAAATTGAAGTTTTGAAAAAACAGAAGTTAAAATTAAAAGATGAACTTTATGTACTCATCAAACGTGCACAAGTGAGTTAG
- a CDS encoding amino acid permease yields MNSNPHADSTKLEHGLSSRQVTMITIGGIIGAGLFIGSSSAIALAGPAIIISYALTGLLVFLVMRMLGEMAVMQPDSGSFSTYAAKAIGPWAGFSIGWLYWWFWVLIIPVEAIAGADILHAWFPMLPSWCYAILILAGLSMTNLFNVKNFGEFEFWFALIKVVAIIAFIIVATMAIFGWWPLAPQISGIAKIYDNNGFMPNGFSAVLYGVLVTIFSFFGAEVVSIAAAESQDPQKQIRRATNLVIYRIAIFYLLSIFLVVALVSWDDPGLKQMGTFQYVLHVLNIPGTKAIMDIVVFVAVCSCMNSGLYIASRMLYSLGTRGDAPAAAAKLTHKGVPKIAVLASSVAGFVGAFANYAFPGQVFGFLLSTTGAIALIVYLVIAISQYRMRSHYEALGQQLDFKMWCFPWLTWLVIFFILLVLAFMGFSENYRYETLLTFAVTTVILIASVLVTRKRTYIKPWRQLDK; encoded by the coding sequence ATGAATAGCAATCCGCATGCTGATTCGACCAAATTGGAACATGGTTTATCAAGTCGTCAAGTCACGATGATTACCATTGGTGGCATTATTGGGGCTGGCTTATTTATTGGCTCATCTTCAGCAATCGCCTTAGCGGGACCAGCCATTATTATTTCTTATGCACTCACAGGTTTATTGGTGTTCTTAGTGATGCGGATGTTGGGGGAAATGGCTGTTATGCAACCTGACTCTGGCTCATTTTCAACTTATGCAGCCAAAGCAATTGGTCCTTGGGCTGGGTTTTCGATTGGTTGGTTATATTGGTGGTTTTGGGTACTGATTATTCCCGTTGAAGCCATCGCCGGTGCCGATATTTTACATGCATGGTTTCCAATGCTGCCATCATGGTGTTATGCCATTTTAATTTTGGCTGGGCTCAGCATGACCAATTTATTTAATGTGAAAAATTTTGGTGAATTTGAATTTTGGTTTGCTTTAATCAAAGTCGTGGCAATCATTGCTTTTATTATTGTAGCGACGATGGCCATATTTGGCTGGTGGCCCTTAGCACCGCAGATCAGTGGTATTGCCAAGATTTATGATAATAATGGCTTTATGCCCAATGGTTTTAGTGCCGTTCTATATGGTGTGTTGGTCACGATTTTCTCTTTTTTTGGTGCGGAAGTGGTATCTATTGCTGCGGCAGAATCGCAAGACCCACAGAAACAAATTCGTCGTGCTACCAACTTGGTGATTTATCGTATCGCCATTTTCTATTTGTTGTCGATTTTTCTGGTTGTCGCGTTGGTCAGTTGGGATGATCCTGGCTTAAAACAAATGGGAACCTTCCAATATGTATTACATGTATTAAATATTCCGGGTACCAAAGCCATTATGGATATCGTGGTATTTGTTGCAGTCTGTAGTTGTATGAATTCTGGATTATATATAGCTTCACGCATGTTATATTCATTGGGAACACGTGGTGATGCACCTGCGGCAGCAGCAAAATTAACTCATAAAGGCGTGCCTAAAATAGCCGTATTGGCATCCAGTGTAGCGGGGTTTGTCGGTGCCTTTGCCAATTATGCATTTCCGGGACAAGTCTTTGGCTTTCTCTTATCGACCACAGGTGCGATTGCGCTGATTGTTTATTTAGTTATTGCCATCTCGCAATACCGTATGCGTAGTCATTATGAAGCACTTGGTCAGCAACTCGACTTTAAAATGTGGTGTTTCCCATGGTTAACATGGCTGGTGATTTTCTTTATTTTACTGGTTCTCGCATTTATGGGCTTTTCTGAAAATTATCGTTATGAAACTTTATTAACTTTTGCTGTCACAACGGTGATTCTCATCGCCAGTGTGCTGGTAACGCGTAAACGCACATATATTAAGCCTTGGCGGCAGTTAGACAAATAA